A stretch of Candidatus Coatesbacteria bacterium DNA encodes these proteins:
- a CDS encoding transglycosylase SLT domain-containing protein: MLRRLTLTLLLVATIAGADEVVVRDGVITNLPAHPRLYRPPAEVLAQREANEARYAPLIAETAARYGLEVALIKAVVRVESAFYPRAVSRAGARGLMQLMPATAQELGVVDSFDPAANLDGGCRYLLEMLRRFDGRLRLALAAYNAGPRAVEHYGGVPPYDETRRYVELVLGHYADYGGVGETVKLDESAEAPSNPVYVSPDGTLTNIPPLD, encoded by the coding sequence ATGCTGCGGCGGCTGACGCTGACGTTACTGCTGGTGGCGACTATCGCCGGCGCCGACGAGGTCGTCGTCCGCGACGGCGTGATCACCAACCTGCCCGCCCACCCCCGCCTCTACCGACCCCCCGCCGAGGTGCTCGCCCAGCGCGAGGCCAACGAGGCCCGCTACGCCCCCCTGATCGCTGAAACCGCCGCGCGCTACGGCCTCGAGGTCGCCCTGATCAAGGCCGTCGTCCGCGTCGAGAGCGCCTTCTACCCCCGGGCCGTTTCCCGGGCCGGGGCCCGGGGCCTGATGCAGTTGATGCCCGCCACGGCGCAAGAGCTGGGGGTGGTCGATTCCTTCGACCCCGCCGCCAACCTCGACGGCGGCTGCCGCTACCTGCTCGAGATGCTGCGACGCTTCGACGGCCGGCTGCGCCTCGCCCTGGCCGCCTACAACGCCGGACCGCGGGCCGTCGAGCACTACGGCGGCGTGCCGCCCTACGACGAAACACGGCGCTACGTCGAACTCGTCCTCGGCCACTACGCCGACTACGGCGGCGTCGGCGAGACCGTCAAACTCGACGAGAGCGCCGAGGCGCCGAGCAACCCAGTCTACGTTTCGCCCGACGGGACGCTGACCAACATCCCCCCGCTGGATTAG
- the pfkA gene encoding 6-phosphofructokinase, producing the protein MKIAVLTSGGDAPGMNAAVRSVTRCALYRGWEVWGVAEGYRGLIAGELRPLVSRDVGGIIDRGGTFLGTSRCPEFREAAGRRRALEVLADHAIGGLVVIGGNGSLAGAHDLSAESGLQLIGLPASIDNDLAGTDNSIGFDTAVNTALDAVDKLRQTADSHHRIFVVEVMGRDCGALAVEVALAGGAEAALVPEAGGLGDLEELAAKLIRNLKMARKKSAVVILAEGAGEAPALAERLARLTGLECRATVLGHLQRGGAPTSYDRNLASRLGAVAVEQLAAGTDDVMVGLVAAELTVTPLADVLAYEHAFNRQEFDLVGILSH; encoded by the coding sequence ATGAAGATCGCCGTACTGACCTCGGGAGGCGACGCGCCGGGGATGAACGCCGCGGTGCGCTCGGTGACCCGCTGCGCCCTCTACCGGGGCTGGGAGGTCTGGGGCGTCGCGGAGGGCTACCGGGGGTTGATCGCCGGTGAGCTGCGCCCCCTGGTCAGCCGTGATGTCGGCGGGATCATCGACCGCGGCGGAACCTTCCTGGGCACCTCGCGCTGTCCCGAGTTCCGTGAAGCCGCCGGACGCCGCCGGGCTCTCGAGGTGCTGGCCGATCACGCGATCGGCGGCCTCGTCGTTATCGGCGGCAACGGCTCCCTCGCCGGGGCCCACGACCTCTCCGCGGAAAGCGGCTTGCAGCTGATCGGCCTGCCGGCCTCGATCGACAACGACCTCGCCGGCACGGACAACTCCATCGGTTTCGACACCGCGGTCAACACGGCCCTGGACGCCGTCGACAAGCTGCGCCAAACCGCTGACAGCCACCACCGGATCTTCGTGGTCGAGGTGATGGGCCGGGATTGCGGTGCCCTGGCCGTCGAGGTGGCCCTGGCCGGCGGCGCCGAGGCCGCCCTGGTGCCCGAGGCCGGCGGGCTGGGTGATCTGGAGGAACTGGCGGCCAAGCTGATCCGTAACTTAAAAATGGCCCGCAAGAAGTCCGCCGTGGTCATCCTGGCCGAGGGCGCCGGCGAGGCCCCGGCCCTGGCCGAGCGTCTGGCCCGGCTGACCGGGCTGGAGTGCCGGGCCACGGTCCTGGGACACCTGCAGCGCGGCGGCGCTCCGACCTCCTACGACCGCAACCTGGCCTCCCGCTTGGGTGCGGTGGCCGTTGAACAGTTGGCCGCCGGGACCGACGATGTGATGGTCGGCCTGGTCGCCGCCGAGTTGACCGTCACGCCGCTGGCCGATGTGCTGGCCTATGAGCATGCCTTTAACCGTCAGGAGTTCGACCTCGTCGGCATCCTGAGTCACTAA
- the mazG gene encoding nucleoside triphosphate pyrophosphohydrolase — translation MESYDRLLETLETLLAPGGCAWDREQSVETTARYLIEEAYEFYQAVGEADPAGMVEELGDVLYLASFIGLLAARDDRFDLEDALDSATRKMRRRHPHVFADDGPRLEDAEAVIRNWERIKHGEAERERRSVVDKPLSHALDKVPPQTPPLLRAVRLAEKAAHFHFDWPDIGGVLEKIDEEVAELRAAVAAGDDDCIADELGDALFTLANLGRFLKLDPGLALSRTLEKFRRRLDQLEGELAAAGRRVADCDMHELEQRWQRAKEDDGRD, via the coding sequence GTGGAGAGCTACGACCGCCTGCTGGAAACCCTGGAAACCCTGCTGGCCCCGGGCGGCTGCGCCTGGGACCGGGAGCAGAGCGTCGAGACCACGGCCCGGTATCTGATCGAGGAGGCCTACGAGTTCTATCAGGCCGTCGGCGAGGCGGACCCGGCCGGGATGGTCGAGGAGTTGGGCGACGTGCTCTACCTGGCCAGCTTCATCGGCCTGCTGGCGGCCCGCGACGACCGGTTCGACCTCGAAGACGCTCTGGATTCGGCGACGCGCAAGATGCGCCGTCGTCATCCCCACGTCTTCGCCGACGACGGCCCCCGGCTCGAGGACGCCGAGGCGGTGATCCGCAACTGGGAGCGCATCAAGCACGGCGAGGCCGAGCGCGAACGGCGAAGCGTCGTCGACAAGCCCCTCAGCCACGCCCTGGACAAGGTGCCGCCCCAAACCCCGCCGTTGCTGCGCGCCGTCCGTCTGGCCGAGAAGGCGGCGCACTTCCACTTCGACTGGCCCGACATCGGCGGAGTGCTGGAAAAGATCGACGAGGAGGTCGCCGAGCTGCGCGCCGCCGTGGCCGCGGGCGACGACGACTGTATCGCCGACGAGCTGGGTGACGCCCTGTTCACCCTGGCCAACCTGGGCCGCTTCCTCAAGCTCGATCCCGGGCTGGCCCTGAGCCGGACCCTGGAGAAATTCCGCCGCCGCCTGGACCAACTGGAGGGGGAATTGGCCGCCGCGGGTCGGCGGGTCGCCGACTGCGACATGCACGAACTCGAGCAACGCTGGCAGCGGGCCAAAGAAGACGATGGACGAGACTGA
- the tsaE gene encoding tRNA (adenosine(37)-N6)-threonylcarbamoyltransferase complex ATPase subunit type 1 TsaE: protein MGNDLQLELADETATLALGRRLGRRCRGGERLLLHGPLGAGKTTLVRGLGRGLGIEHGVRSPTFQLLREYRGRLVLYHADLYRLGGTAAEFTELGLWELPGPRGVLAVEWAERGAFPGAHLTVRLSFAGAGRRIMLRDVGGAHGHLLELDTSANLTSTNPTEG from the coding sequence ATGGGAAACGACCTCCAGCTCGAACTGGCCGACGAAACGGCCACCCTGGCCCTGGGCCGCAGGCTCGGGCGCCGCTGTCGGGGCGGGGAGCGCCTGCTGCTCCACGGTCCCCTCGGCGCGGGCAAGACCACCCTGGTGCGCGGCCTGGGCCGCGGGCTGGGGATCGAACACGGGGTGCGCAGCCCGACCTTCCAGCTCCTGCGCGAGTACCGCGGCCGCCTGGTTCTCTACCACGCTGATCTCTACCGCCTCGGCGGCACGGCGGCGGAGTTCACCGAGCTCGGCCTCTGGGAGCTGCCCGGCCCCCGAGGCGTGCTGGCCGTCGAGTGGGCCGAGCGCGGCGCCTTCCCCGGTGCTCACCTGACCGTGCGGTTGTCCTTCGCCGGAGCTGGACGCCGCATCATGCTGCGCGACGTCGGCGGCGCCCACGGCCACCTGCTGGAGTTGGACACCTCGGCGAACCTGACCTCGACGAACCCGACGGAAGGATAA